The Rhizobium rhododendri nucleotide sequence CGCGAGCATCCCCGCATCGTTGCCAGCTATGGCGGCGAATACAAGGATGCAAAGACCGAGCGGCTTGTGGCCCGCATTGCCGGCGCCCTCACCAGCGTCTCGGAAAATCCGCTACAATCCTACCGCATCACCATTCTGAACTCGCCGGCTATTAACGCCTTCGCCCTACCGGGCGGCTACCTATACGTCACCCGTGGCCTGCTGGCGCTCGCAAACGATGCTTCTGAAGTGGCGGCCGTGCTTGCCCACGAGATGGCCCACGTGACCGCCAACCACGGCATCGAGCGGCAGAAGCGCGAAGAGGCCGAGGTCATCGCCAGCCGCGTCGTCGGCGAGGTTCTTTCCAGCGACATCGCCGGCAAGCAGGCATTGGCGCGCGGCAAGCTGCGTCTGGCTGCATTCTCGCGCCAGCAGGAACTGCAGGCCGACGAGATCGGTATTCGCACGCTCGGCCAGGCCGGATACGACCCCTACGCCGCCGCCCGCTTCCTGGATTCGATGGAAGCCTACAGTCGCTACCAGTCGGCAAACTCCGACGCCGACCAGAGCCTCGACTTCCTATCGAGCCATCCAAGCACGCCGCAGCGCATCGATCTGGCGCGCGAACATGCCCGTGAATTCGGCGAGCAGGGCAAGGTCGGCGACACCGGCCGCGACTATTATCTCAACGGTATCGACGGGCTGCTCTATGGCGACAGCCCGGAGGAGGGCTATGTCAGGGGCCAGGTGTTCCTGCACGGCGGCCTCGGAATCCGCTTCGAGGTGCCGCCGGAATTCCGCATCGACAACAAGGTCGAGGCAGTGCTGGCGACCGGCCCCGGCGACATAGCCGTCCGCTTCGACGGCGTCGCCGACACACAGAACCAGTCGCTGACAAACTATATCTCGAGCGGCTGGGTCACCGGCCTCGATCCGGCAACCATCAAGCCGATGGTCGTCAACGGAATGGAAGCGGCAACGGCACGGGCATCGGCCGACCGCTGGGATTTCGACGTGACCGTCATTCGCGACAAGTCGCAGATATTCCGCTTCCTGACCGCAGTGCCCAAGGGCAGCGCAGCACTGGAGCAGACGGCCGATGTCCTTCGCGCCAGCTTCCGCCACATCACGCCGGCAGAAGCCGCATCGCTGAAACCGCTGCGTGTCCGCGTCCTCACCGTCCAGCCGGGCGACAACATCACGACGCTCGCCTCGCGCATGATGGGGACCGACCGCAAGCTTGACCTCTTCAAGCTGATCAATGCGCTCCAGACAGGCTCCTCCGTCTCTCCCGGCGACCGCGTCAAGATCATCGCCGAATAGCGTCGCTGCCGCGCCCGAACGCATCTTGCACGTGCATGATCCTCGCTTGTTCGATGAAATTTCCTCCACCATCGCGCGGTGCGGTTTCCCCTTTCATCGTGCGCATATCGAAATTACCGAAAGCGTCCTGATCGAAGATCAGGAACTCGCTTTGGATAGTATCCGGCAGTTCAAGAGTGCAGGCTTCGGGATTGCCCTCGATGACTTCGGAACCGGCTTCTCCAGCCTCACCCGTCTCGACGCTTTGCCGTCGACAAGCTGAAGATCGATGCCAGTTTCGTAAAGACGATGGACGTCGATGCCGGGAGCCACAAGATCGTGGCGCCCGTTATCAGATCGGGGCATAGCCTCGGCATGGCAGTCGTTGCCGAAGGTGGGGGTAAGATTAGCGTGATGCCCAATGCCATATTGCAGCTGTTCAGGTCGTAGACCGTCAGCGGCCTGGACATCCAACCGCCAAAAAAAACGTTGCGATGCCCGATGAAGGGTGAGTTGCCTTTCAAGCAGTGCCCGAAACGCAGCGTTCCCCATTGCCGTCGGGGCAATGGGGAACGCTTTGGTATTCATATCGCCGAAGAGCCTAAATATCAGACGCCGCTGTTGACTGCGACGGTAGCGACCGGAATTGCCCGAGTGCCGACCGAACCGCCGAACCACGAGGCGACCGCACCGAGCAGCAGGGCGATGAAGGCAAGGATGGCGCCGCTGGACACAACCTTGGTAGCTGTCTGCGCGGCGTCGATAGCCTTCTGCTTGGCTGCTTCCATGTTCGTGCGATACGTTGCTTCGTACTGGGCAACCTGCGCCTTAGCCTGATCGACAGGGATGTTCTGAGCCTTTGCAATCGCATCTGCAGCACGGTTGCGGGCATCGTCAGCCTTTGCCTGGTCGCCGGTGATCACTGCCTGTACGGCGCTGACAGCAGCCGCGCGAAGGGCTTCAGGATCGTTGCCGCCGCTGGCGTTGCGGATCTGCTTCTCGATGTCTGCCATCGGGTTGTTGGCGTTTGCAGTCATTGGAGCGGCAGCCGAGACGGCTGTGCTTGCTGTTTGTCCAACGCCGCCCAGCATGCTGCCGAGACCGCTGAATGCGCCGCCGACCACGGCACCGATCGATGTCGTAAGCAGGTACAGGATGACCAGCGTGGTTACAGCCCATGTTGTCAGGCCATGGAAGGAGCCCG carries:
- a CDS encoding PhnA-like protein, yielding MTDPVGINRRAELAYAADPSDSALFNKISWGAIFAGVAVALAVQFLLNLLGVGIGAAVVDPAKYDNPSASSFSIGGGIWFVVAGLIAAFVGAYVAGRLSGRPSKSTGSFHGLTTWAVTTLVILYLLTTSIGAVVGGAFSGLGSMLGGVGQTASTAVSAAAPMTANANNPMADIEKQIRNASGGNDPEALRAAAVSAVQAVITGDQAKADDARNRAADAIAKAQNIPVDQAKAQVAQYEATYRTNMEAAKQKAIDAAQTATKVVSSGAILAFIALLLGAVASWFGGSVGTRAIPVATVAVNSGV
- a CDS encoding EAL domain-containing protein — its product is MRSRQAPPSLPATASRSSPNSVAAAPERILHVHDPRLFDEISSTIARCGFPFHRAHIEITESVLIEDQELALDSIRQFKSAGFGIALDDFGTGFSSLTRLDALPSTS
- a CDS encoding M48 family metalloprotease, translated to MERTRTRLRPSRLRGAATSCRRYVLLLAAATVLNSCQSLMDQTYQPNVSPSANPQIVSEVQKNDPRAQMGAREHPRIVASYGGEYKDAKTERLVARIAGALTSVSENPLQSYRITILNSPAINAFALPGGYLYVTRGLLALANDASEVAAVLAHEMAHVTANHGIERQKREEAEVIASRVVGEVLSSDIAGKQALARGKLRLAAFSRQQELQADEIGIRTLGQAGYDPYAAARFLDSMEAYSRYQSANSDADQSLDFLSSHPSTPQRIDLAREHAREFGEQGKVGDTGRDYYLNGIDGLLYGDSPEEGYVRGQVFLHGGLGIRFEVPPEFRIDNKVEAVLATGPGDIAVRFDGVADTQNQSLTNYISSGWVTGLDPATIKPMVVNGMEAATARASADRWDFDVTVIRDKSQIFRFLTAVPKGSAALEQTADVLRASFRHITPAEAASLKPLRVRVLTVQPGDNITTLASRMMGTDRKLDLFKLINALQTGSSVSPGDRVKIIAE